In Zonotrichia leucophrys gambelii isolate GWCS_2022_RI chromosome 6, RI_Zleu_2.0, whole genome shotgun sequence, one genomic interval encodes:
- the EMX2 gene encoding homeobox protein EMX2 isoform X2, with product MFQPTPKRCFTIESLVAKDSPLPASRSEDPIRPAALSYANSSPMNPFLNGFHSTGRGVYSNPDLVFAEAVSHPPNPAVPVHPVPPPHALAAHPLPASHSTHPLFASQQRDPSTFYPWLIHRYRYLGHRFQGKSMVSEQTDKVQEAKVGRGRFRLTTEEKRDSSH from the exons ATGTTTCAGCCCACACCCAAGCGGTGTTTCACCATCGAGTCGCTGGTGGCCAAAGACAGCCCCTTGCCCGCGTCTCGCTCCGAGGATCCTATCCGGCCGGCGGCGCTCAGCTATGCCAATTCCAGCCCGATGAACCCTTTTCTCAACGGCTTCCACTCCACTGGCAGGGGGGTCTACTCCAACCCGGACTTGGTCTTTGCAGAGGCCGTCTCGCACCCGCCGAACCCGGCCGTGCCGGTCCATCCCGTGCCCCCTCCTCACGCCCTGGCCGCCCACCCGCTGCCTGCCTCGCACTCCACGCACCCGCTCTTCGCCTCGCAGCAAAGGGACCCCTCCACCTTCTACCCGTGGCTAATACACCGCTACCGGTATCTGGGCCACAGGTTCCAAG GTAAAAGTATGGTTTCAGAACAGACGGACAAAGTTCAAGAGGCAAAAGTTGGAAGAGGAAGGTTCAGACtcacaacagaagaaaaaagggacTCATCACATTAA
- the EMX2 gene encoding homeobox protein EMX2 isoform X1, giving the protein MFQPTPKRCFTIESLVAKDSPLPASRSEDPIRPAALSYANSSPMNPFLNGFHSTGRGVYSNPDLVFAEAVSHPPNPAVPVHPVPPPHALAAHPLPASHSTHPLFASQQRDPSTFYPWLIHRYRYLGHRFQGNETSPESFLLHNALARKPKRIRTAFSPSQLLRLEHAFEKNHYVVGAERKQLAHSLSLTETQVKVWFQNRRTKFKRQKLEEEGSDSQQKKKGTHHINRWRIATKQASPEEIDVTSDD; this is encoded by the exons ATGTTTCAGCCCACACCCAAGCGGTGTTTCACCATCGAGTCGCTGGTGGCCAAAGACAGCCCCTTGCCCGCGTCTCGCTCCGAGGATCCTATCCGGCCGGCGGCGCTCAGCTATGCCAATTCCAGCCCGATGAACCCTTTTCTCAACGGCTTCCACTCCACTGGCAGGGGGGTCTACTCCAACCCGGACTTGGTCTTTGCAGAGGCCGTCTCGCACCCGCCGAACCCGGCCGTGCCGGTCCATCCCGTGCCCCCTCCTCACGCCCTGGCCGCCCACCCGCTGCCTGCCTCGCACTCCACGCACCCGCTCTTCGCCTCGCAGCAAAGGGACCCCTCCACCTTCTACCCGTGGCTAATACACCGCTACCGGTATCTGGGCCACAGGTTCCAAG GGAATGAAACCAGCCCGGAGAGCTTCCTATTGCACAATGCACTGGCCAGAAAACCCAAACGGATCCGTACAGCTTTCTCCCCATCCCAATTACTGAGACTGGAACATGCCTTTGAGAAGAACCATTATGTAGTAGGAGCGGAGAGAAAACAGCTGGCACACAGCCTCAGCCTCACGGAAACTCAG GTAAAAGTATGGTTTCAGAACAGACGGACAAAGTTCAAGAGGCAAAAGTTGGAAGAGGAAGGTTCAGACtcacaacagaagaaaaaagggacTCATCACATTAACCGGTGGAGAATCGCCACCAAACAAGCCAGCCCAGAGGAAATCGACGTCACGTCGGACGATTAA